The following coding sequences lie in one Lolium perenne isolate Kyuss_39 chromosome 2, Kyuss_2.0, whole genome shotgun sequence genomic window:
- the LOC127336463 gene encoding uncharacterized protein, whose product MTFPLVCYCNALPRPVAAVFKFLHATALAVVLVLCLLGLYEFPYVPEDHAPLINGRRHRPDRDDTPPETVKQRLPTVEFVVHLAERSSQLSTSKSTATSAGLNDDDHDGQGSAEQASTCSVCLERLEPTDLVRRLGNCAHAFHTGCIDRWIDVGEMTCPLCRSNLLPRQRGGLLARARRLAT is encoded by the coding sequence ATGACCTTCCCGCTGGTGTGCTACTGCAACGCGCTTCCCCGCCCCGTCGCCGCCGTGTTCAAGTTCCTCCACGCAACCGCGCTGGCCGTGGTGCTGGTGCTCTGCCTCCTCGGCCTCTACGAGTTCCCCTACGTCCCCGAGGACCACGCGCCGCTCATCAACGGCCGCCGCCATCGTCCCGACCGCGACGACACGCCTCCGGAGACGGTGAAGCAGAGGCTGCCGACAGTCGAGTTCGTCGTGCACCTGGCGGAGCGGTCGTCCCAGCTCTCGACCTCAAAGAGCACAGCTACATCGGCGGGCCTCAACGACGACGATCACGACGGCCAGGGCAGCGCCGAGCAGGCGAGCACGTGCAGCGTGTGCCTGGAGCGGCTGGAGCCGACGGACTTAGTTCGTCGGCTGGGCAACTGCGCACACGCCTTCCACACAGGCTGCATCGACCGCTGGATCGACGTCGGCGAGATGACGTGCCCGCTGTGCCGCTCCAACCTGCTGCCGCGTCAGCGCGGGGGGCTGCTCGCCAGGGCACGGCGGCTAGCTACCTAG
- the LOC127329479 gene encoding uncharacterized protein — translation MRIMVRTLRGDRVALDVYGATTTVAQAKGMVMALEPVPVAMQRLFFAGCHLDDDGRTLTGYGVQHDSVLFLGLRLRAADTTPCQEEMQRLQVPAGSMAVKHELHQQQVQVRYRELTMTSPPSNLAPPASNLAPPPCNLAPPVSNLAPPPYNLAPSASTPSDLHPQHQSSPVLRESTPLFERAVILRFVRDGFIVRTPRIAIWESSISRFYDLNRNFIAEVDHNVSALPVGTAREIGGFQIMFGPIIGCGLDRIFLGRAQRSHPPIGRSCEWILLRHGSGAH, via the coding sequence atgaggatcatggtgcggaCGCTGCGCGGGGACCGGGTGGCGCTGGACGTGTACGGCGCGACGACGACGGTGGCGCAGGCCAAGGGCATGGTCATGGCCCTGGAGCCCGTCCCGGTGGCCATGCAGCGGCTCTTCTTCGCCGGCTGCCATCTCGACGACGATGGCCGCACGCTCACCGGCTACGGCGTGCAGCACGACTCCGTCCTCTTcctcggcctccgcctccgcgccgcCGACACCACCCCGTGTCAGGAAGAGATGCAAAGGTTGCAGGTGCCGGCAGGATCGATGGCCGTGAAGCATGAACTGCATCAGCAGCAGGTGCAGGTGCGATATCGAGAACTTACGATGACGTCGCCACCAAGCAACTTAGCGCCGCCCGCTAGcaatctcgcgccgccgccctgCAACCTAGCGCCGCCCGTTAGCAACCTCGCTCCGCCGCCTTACAACCTAGCGCCATCGGCGTCCACCCCCTCCGATCTTCACCCTCAGCATCAATCCTCTCCCGTTCTTAGAGAATCGACGCCGCTATTTGAGCGCGCGGTTATTCTCCGATTTGTTCGAGATGGATTCATCGTCCGTACTCCTCGGATTGCGATTTGGGAATCCTCGATTTCGCGCTTCTACGATCTGAATCGTAATTTTATCGCCGAAGTTGATCACAATGTCTCTGCTCTTCCGGTTGGAACAGCGCGGGAGATTGGAGGATTTCAAATCATGTTCGGCCCGATTATTGGATGTGGGTTGGACCGAATTTTTTTGGGTCGAGCCCAACGTTCTCACCCGCCCATCGGTCGCAGTTGTGAATGGATTTTGTTGCGTCATGGATCTGGagctcactag